The DNA window TGCCGCCGCCATCGACCTTGAGTACGGCGAGATCGGTGCGCGGATCGGTCCCGACCAGCTTGGCGTCGAGTTCCTTGCCGTCATTGGTCACCACGGTGAAGGCGGTGCCTTCTTCGACCACATGGTTGTTGGTGACGAGATAGCCGTCCTCGGAAATGAAGAAGCCGGAGCCCTGGGCCACCGGGCGTGGCTGGTCATTGTTGCGGTCGCGATGACCGAAGCGACGGTGGCCGTCCTCATTCTGGCCGCCCTGGTCGCCGAAGCCACGGAATTCCTTGAAGAAACGGCGCAACTGCGGATTGTTGGGAAGATTGTCGAAGCCATCCTGGTCGTCGGAACCATCATCTGCGGTCGGCTGGATCTTGGCCTTGACCTTGACGCTGACCACGGCCGGCGAAACGCGCTCCACGACATCGGCGAAGCTCGGAACCTGCGGAGCCTCGACGCGGACTGCGTCAGCCAGAACGGGGCTGGTTCCACTGGTCAACGCGCCAACACCGATCGCGCCGGCAATGGCGATGGACGCGGCAGCAGCCAGGAGACGCTTGCGGGTGCGGGAATATGAATTGGGGGCAATATTCATGGGGTCTCGTATCCTCTTTCAAACGGACGCGCCTTGATCGGCATCCTCGAAGAGAGAATTAGAGCGGCCCACATTACAGCGCCATTTCCGACGCATGAAACTTTGGTAATGTTGGCGGGCGCCAGCAGCCGTCAGTCGCGGCGGAGGATGGCGTCCAATGCCGCCTGTTCATCCGAAGACAGGGACTTGGTCACCAGGACTCTGCGCGACCGTGCGCTGAGTACAATGAAGACGCCCCCGATCAGCAGCAACAGCACAGGCGTGCCCCAAAGCAACGCGTTGCGCAGATCGAAACGCGGCTTCAGCAGCACGAACTCGCCGTAGCGGGACACCACATAGTCCATCACCTGCTGGTCGGTATCGCCGGCGACGAGACGCTGGCGCACCAGGATACGCAGGTCCCGGGCAAGATCGGCATCGGATTCATCGATCGACTGGTTCTGGCAGACCATGCAGCGCAGGCCTTCCGAGAGTGTCCGGGCCCTCGCCTCAAGCACCGGATCGGCCAACATCTCGTCGGGCTTCACCGCCAGCGCCGAGCCGGCGAAGCCGAGCGCCAGCATCAGGACAAGCAATCCGACAGAGAACCTTGCCTTCATGGCAGGCTCGCGGTCGCTGCGGCATCGGCCTGCTTGCGCCGCCGCGACGGCGCGCCGACACGCAAGCGCCTGTCCATCAGCGACATGGCAGCACCCGCCATCATCACCAGGCCGCCGCCCCAGATCAGCGTCACCAGCGGTTTCCACCACAGGCGCACCACCACCGACCCGTCCTTGCCCTCATCGCCGAGCGAAATGTAGAGCTGGGAAAAACCAAGGGTCTTGATACCGGACTCCGTCGTCGTCGTCTGCCGCACCGGATAGAAGCGCTTGGCGGAACTGATCTCGCCGACACGACTGCCGCTGACGCCGATCAGCTCGAAGCGGCCACGATCCTCGCTGTAGTTCGGGCCCTGGGCCGGATAAAGTCCGACGAAACGCAGCGTATGGCCTGACAATTCCACCGTCTCGCCGGCCCGCATGGTAAGGATCTTCTCGGTGCCGAAGGACAGCGTGGCGACAATGCCGAGCAACGTCAGGCCAAGGCCGAGATGGGCCAATGCCGTGCCGAAGACCGAGCGCGGCAGGCCGACGAAGCGCCTGAACATGACGGCCGCTGCAACCGATCCGACACCGGACTTGACGGCAAGGTCGGTAAGGGCTCCGGCGACGAGCCAGACGGCAAGGCCGATGCCGAGGGCGGCGAACACCGAAGCGCCGTCGATAAACAGGCCAGTGACCAGCATCGCAGCCAGCGCCAGCGCGAAGGCAGCCATCAGGCGCTGCGCCGCGGCGAAGACATCGCCACGCTTCCAGGCGAGCAGCGGCCCGAACGGCACAAGGGCCAGAAGCGGCAGCATCAGTGGGCCGAAGGTCAGGTCGAAGAACGGCGCGCCGACCGAGATCTTGCCGCCGGTAAGCGCTTCCAGCGCCAGCGGATAGA is part of the Mesorhizobium loti genome and encodes:
- a CDS encoding cytochrome c-type biogenesis protein gives rise to the protein MKARFSVGLLVLMLALGFAGSALAVKPDEMLADPVLEARARTLSEGLRCMVCQNQSIDESDADLARDLRILVRQRLVAGDTDQQVMDYVVSRYGEFVLLKPRFDLRNALLWGTPVLLLLIGGVFIVLSARSRRVLVTKSLSSDEQAALDAILRRD